From the genome of Denticeps clupeoides chromosome 4, fDenClu1.1, whole genome shotgun sequence, one region includes:
- the ddr2b gene encoding discoidin domain-containing receptor 2 isoform X3: MSSTVDAGLPSMIHGGSGARAGVCRYPLGMAGGQIQDEDISASSQWSESTAARYGRLDFDDGDGAWCPDVMAEQDALKEFLQIDLRTLHFVTLVGTQGRHADGVGNEFAQRYRIKYSRDGSRWVSWHDHKGHQIIEGNKNAYDVVLKDLEPPIIARYVRFMPVTDHSMIVCMRVELYGCEWLDGLVSYSAPNGQQMSLKGQHVYLNDSVYDGAMGYSMTEGLGQLTDGFWGLDDFTQSQVYGVWPGYDYVGWTNASFPSSYVEMTFEFDRVRNFTSMKVHCNNMYTWGVRIFQRATCYFRSESDWEHNFVSFRPRGDKISPSARFVTIALGNRMASAIKCHFAFSDAWMMFSEIAFQSDTAVYNTSLVPRKRGHKTPGDDPTHKLDDSNTRILIGCLVAIIFILLAVITIILWRQVWQKMLEKASRRMLDDELSAQRDALSSHHSSQSSEVESTSAYERIFPLHSDYQEPSHLIRKLPEFAESAEDAAGVGATSSTPQVSAADEVPHYAEADIVNQHSAATRSSYSVAAVNMAVPPGREGALEEFPREQLTFKQKLGEGQFGEVHLCEAVGIQEFLKEDFGGSEGKPLLVAVKTLREDANKNARNDFLKEIRIMSRLRDPNIMRLLAVCVESDPLCMITEYMENGDLNQFLFKLELQNESEPLHGAAISYAALCGMATQIASGMKYLASLNFVHRDLATRNCLVGENHAIKIADFGMSRNLYRGDYYRIQGRAVLPIRWMSWESILLGKFTMASDVWAFGVTLWETLTLCKEQPYSQLSDEQVIENTGEFFRDQAKQIYLPQPAGCPDPIYRLMLNCWRRNAKDRPTFQEIHNSLQECQEKGQDDNAAK, from the exons ATGAGCTCAACCGTTGATGCGGGACTCCCGTCAATGATTCACGGTGGAAGTGGAGCTAGAGCAG GTGTGTGCCGGTACCCGCTGGGGATGGCCGGAGGCCAAATTCAGGATGAAGACATCTCTGCCTCCAGTCAGTGGTCTGAGTCTACAGCAGCAAGATATGGCAG GCTTGACTTTGATGATGGGGACGGTGCCTGGTGCCCAGACGTGATGGCAGAGCAGGATGCCCTGAAGGAGTTCCTGCAGATTGACCTCCGCACACTGCACTTTGTCACCCTGGTGGGCACACAGGGCCGCCATGCAGATGGGGTGGGGAACGAATTTGCTCAGCGCTACAGGATCAAATACAGTCGTGATGGCAGCCGCTGGGTCTCCTGGCATGATCATAAAGGCCATCAG ATCATCGAGGGGAATAAGAATGCCTATGATGTTGTTCTGAAGGACCTGGAACCCCCCATCATCGCTCGTTATGTTCGCTTCATGCCGGTCACTGACCACTCCATGATTGTCTGCATGAGAGTAGAGCTTTACGGTTGTGAATGGCTGG ATGGCTTGGTGTCCTATAGTGCTCCCAATGGCCAGCAGATGTCCTTGAAAGGCCAGCACGTCTACCTGAATGACTCTGTGTATGATGGGGCCATGGGCTACAG CATGACAGAGGGTCTTGGTCAGCTGACTGATGGTTTTTGGGGTCTGGATGACTTCACTCAGAGTCAAGTGTATGGTGTTTGGCCAGGATATGACTATGTGGGATGGACAAATGCAAGTTTTCCCAGTAGCTATGTGGAGATGACCTTTGAGTTTGACCGTGTGAGAAACTTTACATCAATGAAA gTACACTGCAACAATATGTATACCTGGGGTGTGAGAATATTCCAGCGAGCCACATGCTACTTCCGCTCTGAGTCAGATTGGGAGCATAACTTTGTGTCATTCCGGCCCAGAGGTGACAAAATTAGCCCAAGTGCTCGCTTTGTAACCATCGCCCTGGGCAACCGCATGGCCAGTGCCATCAAGTGCCATTTTGCTTTCAGTGACGCCTGGATGATGTTTAGTGAAATTGCATTTCAATCAG atacaGCTGTGTATAACACATCTCTGGTTCCTCGCAAGAGAGGTCACAAAACACCAG GGGACGATCCCACCCACAAGCTTGATGACAGCAACACCAGGATTCTCATTGGCTGCCTAGTTGCcattattttcattcttttgGCTGTTATCACAATCATTCTTTGGCGGCAGGTCTGGCAGAAGATGTTGGAGAAA GCCTCACGTCGTATGCTGGATGATGAGCTGTCTGCCCAGAGAGATGCTCTCTCCTCTCACCACTCCTCCCAGTCCAGCGAGGTAGAGTCCACCTCCGCATATGAGAGGATCTTTCCACTCCACTCAGATTATCAGGAGCCGTCCCATCTAATACGGAAACTGCCAGAATTTGCAGAGTCTGCAGAAGACGCTG CAGGCGTGGGTGCCACATCCAGCACACCCCAGGTCAGTGCTGCAGATGAGGTGCCGCATTATGCAGAGGCAGACATAGTGAACCAGCACAGTGCAGCGACCCGGAGCAGTTACTCTGTGGCTGCAGTCAACATGGCCGTCCCGCCAGGCAGAGAGGGAGCACTGGAGGAGTTTCCCCGGGAGCAGCTCACCTTCAAACAGAAGCTGGGAGAAGGGCAGTTCGGAGAG GTCCACCTTTGTGAGGCAGTTGGGATACAAGAATTCTTGAAGGAAGATTTTGGCGGCAGTGAAGGCAAGCCCCTTCTTGTGGCTGTGAAGACCTTAAGGGAAGATGCCAACAAGAATGCAAG GAATGACTTCTTGAAAGAGATTCGGATCATGTCTCGGCTGAGGGATCCCAACATTATGCGCCTGTTGGCGGTCTGTGTGGAAAGTGACCCACTCTGCATGATCACAGAGTACATGGAGAATGGAGACCTTAACCAGTTCCTCTTCAAACTTGAGCTACAAAATGAGTCAGAGCCACTCCATGGTGCAGCAATTAG CTACGCTGCTCTGTGCGGCATGGCTACTCAGATTGCTTCTGGTATGAAATATCTGGCCTCGCTGAACTTTGTGCATCGTGACCTGGCCACACGGAACTGCCTGGTTGGGGAGAACCATGCCATCAAGATCGCTGACTTTGGCATGAGCCGAAACCTGTACAGAGGGGACTACTACAGAATCCAGGGTCGGGCGGTGCTACCCATCCGCTGGATGTCCTGGGAGAGCATCCTCCTG GGCAAATTCACCATGGCAAGTGATGTCTGGGCTTTTGGAGTGACACTATGGGAAACTCTGACTCTCTGCAAAGAGCAGCCCTACTCCCAGCTGTCAGACGAGCAGGTCATCGAGAATACTGGGGAGTTTTTCAGAGATCAGGCCAAGCAG ATTTATTTACCTCAGCCTGCCGGCTGCCCAGACCCAATCTACAGGCTCATGCTGAACTGCTGGAGGAGGAATGCTAAAGATAGGCCCACCTTTCAGGAGATTCACAACAGCCTTCAGGAATGTCAGGAGAAGGGACAGGACGATAATGCTGCCAAATAG
- the ddr2b gene encoding discoidin domain-containing receptor 2 isoform X1: MVHPPAVKMKFLLGWHVLLLVFCCPSQSQVNPGVCRYPLGMAGGQIQDEDISASSQWSESTAARYGRLDFDDGDGAWCPDVMAEQDALKEFLQIDLRTLHFVTLVGTQGRHADGVGNEFAQRYRIKYSRDGSRWVSWHDHKGHQIIEGNKNAYDVVLKDLEPPIIARYVRFMPVTDHSMIVCMRVELYGCEWLDGLVSYSAPNGQQMSLKGQHVYLNDSVYDGAMGYSMTEGLGQLTDGFWGLDDFTQSQVYGVWPGYDYVGWTNASFPSSYVEMTFEFDRVRNFTSMKVHCNNMYTWGVRIFQRATCYFRSESDWEHNFVSFRPRGDKISPSARFVTIALGNRMASAIKCHFAFSDAWMMFSEIAFQSDTAVYNTSLVPRKRGHKTPGDDPTHKLDDSNTRILIGCLVAIIFILLAVITIILWRQVWQKMLEKASRRMLDDELSAQRDALSSHHSSQSSEVESTSAYERIFPLHSDYQEPSHLIRKLPEFAESAEDAAGVGATSSTPQVSAADEVPHYAEADIVNQHSAATRSSYSVAAVNMAVPPGREGALEEFPREQLTFKQKLGEGQFGEVHLCEAVGIQEFLKEDFGGSEGKPLLVAVKTLREDANKNARNDFLKEIRIMSRLRDPNIMRLLAVCVESDPLCMITEYMENGDLNQFLFKLELQNESEPLHGAAISYAALCGMATQIASGMKYLASLNFVHRDLATRNCLVGENHAIKIADFGMSRNLYRGDYYRIQGRAVLPIRWMSWESILLGKFTMASDVWAFGVTLWETLTLCKEQPYSQLSDEQVIENTGEFFRDQAKQIYLPQPAGCPDPIYRLMLNCWRRNAKDRPTFQEIHNSLQECQEKGQDDNAAK; encoded by the exons AT GGTTCATCCACCAGCAGTTAAAATGAAGTTTCTTCTAGGATGGCACGTCTTACTGCTCGTGTTCTGCTGCCCATCACAATCCCAGGTAAATCCAG GTGTGTGCCGGTACCCGCTGGGGATGGCCGGAGGCCAAATTCAGGATGAAGACATCTCTGCCTCCAGTCAGTGGTCTGAGTCTACAGCAGCAAGATATGGCAG GCTTGACTTTGATGATGGGGACGGTGCCTGGTGCCCAGACGTGATGGCAGAGCAGGATGCCCTGAAGGAGTTCCTGCAGATTGACCTCCGCACACTGCACTTTGTCACCCTGGTGGGCACACAGGGCCGCCATGCAGATGGGGTGGGGAACGAATTTGCTCAGCGCTACAGGATCAAATACAGTCGTGATGGCAGCCGCTGGGTCTCCTGGCATGATCATAAAGGCCATCAG ATCATCGAGGGGAATAAGAATGCCTATGATGTTGTTCTGAAGGACCTGGAACCCCCCATCATCGCTCGTTATGTTCGCTTCATGCCGGTCACTGACCACTCCATGATTGTCTGCATGAGAGTAGAGCTTTACGGTTGTGAATGGCTGG ATGGCTTGGTGTCCTATAGTGCTCCCAATGGCCAGCAGATGTCCTTGAAAGGCCAGCACGTCTACCTGAATGACTCTGTGTATGATGGGGCCATGGGCTACAG CATGACAGAGGGTCTTGGTCAGCTGACTGATGGTTTTTGGGGTCTGGATGACTTCACTCAGAGTCAAGTGTATGGTGTTTGGCCAGGATATGACTATGTGGGATGGACAAATGCAAGTTTTCCCAGTAGCTATGTGGAGATGACCTTTGAGTTTGACCGTGTGAGAAACTTTACATCAATGAAA gTACACTGCAACAATATGTATACCTGGGGTGTGAGAATATTCCAGCGAGCCACATGCTACTTCCGCTCTGAGTCAGATTGGGAGCATAACTTTGTGTCATTCCGGCCCAGAGGTGACAAAATTAGCCCAAGTGCTCGCTTTGTAACCATCGCCCTGGGCAACCGCATGGCCAGTGCCATCAAGTGCCATTTTGCTTTCAGTGACGCCTGGATGATGTTTAGTGAAATTGCATTTCAATCAG atacaGCTGTGTATAACACATCTCTGGTTCCTCGCAAGAGAGGTCACAAAACACCAG GGGACGATCCCACCCACAAGCTTGATGACAGCAACACCAGGATTCTCATTGGCTGCCTAGTTGCcattattttcattcttttgGCTGTTATCACAATCATTCTTTGGCGGCAGGTCTGGCAGAAGATGTTGGAGAAA GCCTCACGTCGTATGCTGGATGATGAGCTGTCTGCCCAGAGAGATGCTCTCTCCTCTCACCACTCCTCCCAGTCCAGCGAGGTAGAGTCCACCTCCGCATATGAGAGGATCTTTCCACTCCACTCAGATTATCAGGAGCCGTCCCATCTAATACGGAAACTGCCAGAATTTGCAGAGTCTGCAGAAGACGCTG CAGGCGTGGGTGCCACATCCAGCACACCCCAGGTCAGTGCTGCAGATGAGGTGCCGCATTATGCAGAGGCAGACATAGTGAACCAGCACAGTGCAGCGACCCGGAGCAGTTACTCTGTGGCTGCAGTCAACATGGCCGTCCCGCCAGGCAGAGAGGGAGCACTGGAGGAGTTTCCCCGGGAGCAGCTCACCTTCAAACAGAAGCTGGGAGAAGGGCAGTTCGGAGAG GTCCACCTTTGTGAGGCAGTTGGGATACAAGAATTCTTGAAGGAAGATTTTGGCGGCAGTGAAGGCAAGCCCCTTCTTGTGGCTGTGAAGACCTTAAGGGAAGATGCCAACAAGAATGCAAG GAATGACTTCTTGAAAGAGATTCGGATCATGTCTCGGCTGAGGGATCCCAACATTATGCGCCTGTTGGCGGTCTGTGTGGAAAGTGACCCACTCTGCATGATCACAGAGTACATGGAGAATGGAGACCTTAACCAGTTCCTCTTCAAACTTGAGCTACAAAATGAGTCAGAGCCACTCCATGGTGCAGCAATTAG CTACGCTGCTCTGTGCGGCATGGCTACTCAGATTGCTTCTGGTATGAAATATCTGGCCTCGCTGAACTTTGTGCATCGTGACCTGGCCACACGGAACTGCCTGGTTGGGGAGAACCATGCCATCAAGATCGCTGACTTTGGCATGAGCCGAAACCTGTACAGAGGGGACTACTACAGAATCCAGGGTCGGGCGGTGCTACCCATCCGCTGGATGTCCTGGGAGAGCATCCTCCTG GGCAAATTCACCATGGCAAGTGATGTCTGGGCTTTTGGAGTGACACTATGGGAAACTCTGACTCTCTGCAAAGAGCAGCCCTACTCCCAGCTGTCAGACGAGCAGGTCATCGAGAATACTGGGGAGTTTTTCAGAGATCAGGCCAAGCAG ATTTATTTACCTCAGCCTGCCGGCTGCCCAGACCCAATCTACAGGCTCATGCTGAACTGCTGGAGGAGGAATGCTAAAGATAGGCCCACCTTTCAGGAGATTCACAACAGCCTTCAGGAATGTCAGGAGAAGGGACAGGACGATAATGCTGCCAAATAG
- the ddr2b gene encoding discoidin domain-containing receptor 2 isoform X2 yields MVHPPAVKMKFLLGWHVLLLVFCCPSQSQVNPGVCRYPLGMAGGQIQDEDISASSQWSESTAARYGRLDFDDGDGAWCPDVMAEQDALKEFLQIDLRTLHFVTLVGTQGRHADGVGNEFAQRYRIKYSRDGSRWVSWHDHKGHQIIEGNKNAYDVVLKDLEPPIIARYVRFMPVTDHSMIVCMRVELYGCEWLDGLVSYSAPNGQQMSLKGQHVYLNDSVYDGAMGYSMTEGLGQLTDGFWGLDDFTQSQVYGVWPGYDYVGWTNASFPSSYVEMTFEFDRVRNFTSMKVHCNNMYTWGVRIFQRATCYFRSESDWEHNFVSFRPRGDKISPSARFVTIALGNRMASAIKCHFAFSDAWMMFSEIAFQSDTAVYNTSLVPRKRGHKTPGDDPTHKLDDSNTRILIGCLVAIIFILLAVITIILWRQVWQKMLEKASRRMLDDELSAQRDALSSHHSSQSSEVESTSAYERIFPLHSDYQEPSHLIRKLPEFAESAEDAGVGATSSTPQVSAADEVPHYAEADIVNQHSAATRSSYSVAAVNMAVPPGREGALEEFPREQLTFKQKLGEGQFGEVHLCEAVGIQEFLKEDFGGSEGKPLLVAVKTLREDANKNARNDFLKEIRIMSRLRDPNIMRLLAVCVESDPLCMITEYMENGDLNQFLFKLELQNESEPLHGAAISYAALCGMATQIASGMKYLASLNFVHRDLATRNCLVGENHAIKIADFGMSRNLYRGDYYRIQGRAVLPIRWMSWESILLGKFTMASDVWAFGVTLWETLTLCKEQPYSQLSDEQVIENTGEFFRDQAKQIYLPQPAGCPDPIYRLMLNCWRRNAKDRPTFQEIHNSLQECQEKGQDDNAAK; encoded by the exons AT GGTTCATCCACCAGCAGTTAAAATGAAGTTTCTTCTAGGATGGCACGTCTTACTGCTCGTGTTCTGCTGCCCATCACAATCCCAGGTAAATCCAG GTGTGTGCCGGTACCCGCTGGGGATGGCCGGAGGCCAAATTCAGGATGAAGACATCTCTGCCTCCAGTCAGTGGTCTGAGTCTACAGCAGCAAGATATGGCAG GCTTGACTTTGATGATGGGGACGGTGCCTGGTGCCCAGACGTGATGGCAGAGCAGGATGCCCTGAAGGAGTTCCTGCAGATTGACCTCCGCACACTGCACTTTGTCACCCTGGTGGGCACACAGGGCCGCCATGCAGATGGGGTGGGGAACGAATTTGCTCAGCGCTACAGGATCAAATACAGTCGTGATGGCAGCCGCTGGGTCTCCTGGCATGATCATAAAGGCCATCAG ATCATCGAGGGGAATAAGAATGCCTATGATGTTGTTCTGAAGGACCTGGAACCCCCCATCATCGCTCGTTATGTTCGCTTCATGCCGGTCACTGACCACTCCATGATTGTCTGCATGAGAGTAGAGCTTTACGGTTGTGAATGGCTGG ATGGCTTGGTGTCCTATAGTGCTCCCAATGGCCAGCAGATGTCCTTGAAAGGCCAGCACGTCTACCTGAATGACTCTGTGTATGATGGGGCCATGGGCTACAG CATGACAGAGGGTCTTGGTCAGCTGACTGATGGTTTTTGGGGTCTGGATGACTTCACTCAGAGTCAAGTGTATGGTGTTTGGCCAGGATATGACTATGTGGGATGGACAAATGCAAGTTTTCCCAGTAGCTATGTGGAGATGACCTTTGAGTTTGACCGTGTGAGAAACTTTACATCAATGAAA gTACACTGCAACAATATGTATACCTGGGGTGTGAGAATATTCCAGCGAGCCACATGCTACTTCCGCTCTGAGTCAGATTGGGAGCATAACTTTGTGTCATTCCGGCCCAGAGGTGACAAAATTAGCCCAAGTGCTCGCTTTGTAACCATCGCCCTGGGCAACCGCATGGCCAGTGCCATCAAGTGCCATTTTGCTTTCAGTGACGCCTGGATGATGTTTAGTGAAATTGCATTTCAATCAG atacaGCTGTGTATAACACATCTCTGGTTCCTCGCAAGAGAGGTCACAAAACACCAG GGGACGATCCCACCCACAAGCTTGATGACAGCAACACCAGGATTCTCATTGGCTGCCTAGTTGCcattattttcattcttttgGCTGTTATCACAATCATTCTTTGGCGGCAGGTCTGGCAGAAGATGTTGGAGAAA GCCTCACGTCGTATGCTGGATGATGAGCTGTCTGCCCAGAGAGATGCTCTCTCCTCTCACCACTCCTCCCAGTCCAGCGAGGTAGAGTCCACCTCCGCATATGAGAGGATCTTTCCACTCCACTCAGATTATCAGGAGCCGTCCCATCTAATACGGAAACTGCCAGAATTTGCAGAGTCTGCAGAAGACGCTG GCGTGGGTGCCACATCCAGCACACCCCAGGTCAGTGCTGCAGATGAGGTGCCGCATTATGCAGAGGCAGACATAGTGAACCAGCACAGTGCAGCGACCCGGAGCAGTTACTCTGTGGCTGCAGTCAACATGGCCGTCCCGCCAGGCAGAGAGGGAGCACTGGAGGAGTTTCCCCGGGAGCAGCTCACCTTCAAACAGAAGCTGGGAGAAGGGCAGTTCGGAGAG GTCCACCTTTGTGAGGCAGTTGGGATACAAGAATTCTTGAAGGAAGATTTTGGCGGCAGTGAAGGCAAGCCCCTTCTTGTGGCTGTGAAGACCTTAAGGGAAGATGCCAACAAGAATGCAAG GAATGACTTCTTGAAAGAGATTCGGATCATGTCTCGGCTGAGGGATCCCAACATTATGCGCCTGTTGGCGGTCTGTGTGGAAAGTGACCCACTCTGCATGATCACAGAGTACATGGAGAATGGAGACCTTAACCAGTTCCTCTTCAAACTTGAGCTACAAAATGAGTCAGAGCCACTCCATGGTGCAGCAATTAG CTACGCTGCTCTGTGCGGCATGGCTACTCAGATTGCTTCTGGTATGAAATATCTGGCCTCGCTGAACTTTGTGCATCGTGACCTGGCCACACGGAACTGCCTGGTTGGGGAGAACCATGCCATCAAGATCGCTGACTTTGGCATGAGCCGAAACCTGTACAGAGGGGACTACTACAGAATCCAGGGTCGGGCGGTGCTACCCATCCGCTGGATGTCCTGGGAGAGCATCCTCCTG GGCAAATTCACCATGGCAAGTGATGTCTGGGCTTTTGGAGTGACACTATGGGAAACTCTGACTCTCTGCAAAGAGCAGCCCTACTCCCAGCTGTCAGACGAGCAGGTCATCGAGAATACTGGGGAGTTTTTCAGAGATCAGGCCAAGCAG ATTTATTTACCTCAGCCTGCCGGCTGCCCAGACCCAATCTACAGGCTCATGCTGAACTGCTGGAGGAGGAATGCTAAAGATAGGCCCACCTTTCAGGAGATTCACAACAGCCTTCAGGAATGTCAGGAGAAGGGACAGGACGATAATGCTGCCAAATAG